The Kosmotoga olearia TBF 19.5.1 sequence TGCTGCCCATATCAAAACCAATACTCTTCCTGGTGGGACTGTTCCAGTTTCTTGCTTCGTGGAACAATTACATCGGACCACTCATATACCTGACCGATGAAGAAAAATATCCCCTTGCTCTGGGACTTCCTCTATTTCTGAGCAGATATGGTACACACTGGAACTGGATGATGGCAGCAGCAACACTCGGGTTGATTCCAACAATAATATTCTTCCTGATCGCCCAAAAATATCTTATTGAGGGCATAAAGCTGTCAGGAATTAAGGGATAAAAGGAGGAATATAATGAGAAAATATATTCTCATTCTCGCTTTTTCCATCATTCTGCCCGTTTTTGTCCTCGGGATTGTGACAATAGAGATTAGAGGGTATACAACATCTGACTGGACACAAATAGAAATGAATTCACCTGTCATAGATGGAGAAGTTATTGAATACAAAGGAATCGGTAACTGTCAGATAATTCCCTGGGGAATAGCTATTCACAAACCCCAATTTGATGAATCAAAAGCTTCTTTCCACATAAAATTGACCTTCGAAGATTTCATCATAGAGCCTGAAGTTGTCATAAAAAAGGGAGATATAGGAGAAACCTACGTTGAGATATACGCTTCTCTCGAAAGTGAAACAGTAAAAATAGCCACCCTGAAGAATTCCGAAAACATAGCAGATGATCCGACCAACAGAAAAGAGTTCAAGATAACACTTAACAAGCTTGGCGAAAACACCAACAATGATAAGAAAACTGAATATGAGAGAAAAACACCCAGGCTTACGCTGGCATTTTACTACGCATGGTATGGAACTCCTGAAGGTCCTATGGGAAACGGACGATGGCTTCACTGGTATGGAGCGGGGATGTATTACCAAGGAACCAACCATCCCGAAATTGGCCTCTACGATTCATGGGATGAAGAGATTTTGAGAGCACATATGTCTGAAGCTGTCGAATCCGGCATAGATGGTTTCGTTGTTTCCTGGTGGGGTCCCGGCTCCTATGAAACGGATACCATCAAGAAAATGCTAAACATCGCGAAGGAATTAAACAAAAAAGGAAAAAGATTTTATATAAGCCTTTATTATGAAGGTTACGAAAGATGGGCTACCAGGCAAGAAACTGTAGATGAGCTTTGTTTCGCTCTGGAAGAGTTCGCTAAAGACGAATATTTTCTCAAAGTGAACGGCAAACCGGTGATCTTCATATACTCAAGGGCTATAAACAGTCTTTCAAAAGAAGATTGGGAATATGTTGTATCACAAGTCAGAGAAAAATGTGGTCCTGCACTTTTTATAGCCGACACTCTGGGTGCTAAATTCGCAAAACTCTTTGGCGGCCTGCACACTTACAACGTTTGCGGAACTTTTCGAAAACTTCCTCAGATGAAACTTGGTCTTAGATTCATGAATTTTCAGGCAAGGAAAAATGGGATAATCCACGTTATGAACATAATGCCAGGCTATGACGATACTCACGTAAGGGTTCCCGGATTTTCTGTTGATAGAGAAAACGGGAAACTCTATGAAGAATTATGGAAACTTGTTCTCAATCTTGACCCTGACATGGTAATAATAACAAGCTGGAATGAATGGCATGAAGGTTCAGAAATAGAGCCGAGCCTTGAATACGGACGAAAATATTTGGAAATAACAAAAAAATGGTCGGAATTATGGAAAGAGAGAGATCAAACAAAGATAAATAAGGAAGCCTTAACAGGCTTTTTCAAAAAACAGTTCGTTCCGGAAATCAACCTCCTCAGAGCCAGTATGTACGTAAAACCGGACAACAAAAGGATATACATTGCCAGCGATAACCTGTTAGCAGCTTATGCTTTGAGACTTTTAAACGATCCTCTTGCAGATACGATAGAAAAAGAACTTGAAAAATACAATAACGGTTATGATGAAAAGCATGAAATCATCATTGGTGTTAAGATACCAGCCATCTTCTACAGAAGGTACAACGAATATATAACCAGCGAATTCACCGAGAAATTTGGCTTAATTGACATACTTTATGAAAAACCAGATAAGTCAGTAATCATCAACAGCTGGAAAAATTATGCTGATCTGGTTGTTTATAGAGCTTTGAACTTCCTTTTAGATGGGAACGTAAGAGAAGCTGAAAATTTGTTTAAAACACTGATGAAGATGTGCGATGGATACGGATTTAAGGATAAAGCCTTCAAATCCTACTACGAAACATATAAAACTGGTTTGATGGTGCTCCTTGCGAAACGTTTGGAAAAAGCTGGTTCAAAAATTGCAGATGACTACCGTTATGAAATAGAAAAAGCCAAACTGATCCTCACAAAAACGCAGGCTCCCGAAGGCGGTTTTACCGTTGGATATGAAGCGAAGTCTGGAGAGATAATTCAGGCAGATGATACCAATACCGAAACAACCAGCATTGTGACAATCGCTCTTCTTGAATAAGAGGTGAAGTGAAAATATGAAGAGTTTTTTTGTATCTTTAATGCTTGTGTTTTCAATCATTTCACCAGCCTCAGTTCTGGATTATGTCGATCCCTTCATAGGGACCGGGGGGCACGGTCACACATTTCCTGGGGCAACCGTTCCCTTTGGTATGGTTCAACTTAGCCCGGATACTGATATCAAAGGTTGGGATTGGTGTTCAGGTTATCATTATTCTGATTCCTCCATAATGGGCTTCAGCCACACACACCTCAGTGGAACAGGCGCAGCAGATTATGGTGAAATCAGAATAATGCCAATCGTTGGAAATTTGAAAACACTCCCGGGACCAAAAGACGATCCTGACGGAGGCTACCGATCCAGGTTCAGGCACGAAACAGAGATCGCAAAACCCGGATATTATTCAGTGTTTCTAGATGATTACGGGATACTCGCAGAACTAACCGCATCCACAAGAGTTGGAGTTCATAGATACACATTTCCGAAAACTGATGAAGCTTACATAATACTGGATCTCTACCACAGAATCGGTGACATGGCAGAGAAGGCATGGGTGAAAATAGTTGGAAACGATGAGATAGAAGGATACATAACCGGAGGACATTTCTGTGGTGCACGCTCTCCCCACACTATTTATTTCGTCGCTAAATTTTCGAAACCTTTCGAGGAATTTGGGACGTGGAAAGTTTTCAGGATAGAACCAGGCAATAGGAAAGAAAAGCTACGGAGTCGTTCAGACCCCTTCGTAGGAGCTTACGTTAGGTACTCGACTGAAGAAAACGAAAAAATAATCATAAAGGTAGCCGTGTCTTATACCGGTATAGAAGGTGCAAGAAAAAATCTTTCTGAGGTTCCGGATTGGGATTTTGATCGCGTCAAAAAAGAAGCCTTTGCCGCATGGGTAAAAGAACTCAATAAGATAGAAGTAGAAGGGAAAATTGGAGACAAAATAAAGTTCTACACAGCACTTTATCATTCGTTCATCGCACCAAATATTTTTTCCGATATAGATGGAAAGTACATAGGTCCAGATGATAAAGTCCATTCCGCTGATTATCCCCATTACACTGTTTTTTCTCTCTGGGATACCTTCAGAGCTCTTCATCCTTTATTCGTTCTTCTCCAACCTGAGAGAAATGTGGACATGATAAAAAGTTTGCTTGACATATACGATCAATCTGGCTGGCTTCCAAAATGGTACAAAGCGAACAGATTTACGAACTGCATGATAGGAACCCATGCAGACTCAGTTATAGCGGATGCCTACGTAAAAGGATTGGAAGGATTTGACCTCCAGAAAGCTTATAAAGCAATGCTAAAAAACGCTACCAAAACCTCAAGATGTTTTTATGAAGCCAGAGGAGGCTTGAAATACTACATAAAGAAAGGATATGTCCCTGCAGACAGGGTTGGTGAGGCAACCTCCAGAACCCTGGAATTTGCATACGATGATTTTTGTATAGCTCAATTTGCCAAAAAGCTCGGAAAACTCAAAGACTATGAAAAATTCATGGAAAGATCAAAAAACTACAAAAACGTTTTTGACCGTGAAACAGGGTTTATGAGAGGAAGAAAATACAACGGTCGCTGGATGGATGAAAATAACTTTGACCCAGCAAAAGTTTATAAATACTTCACAGAAGGAAATTCATGGCAATGGACTTTCTTCGTTGTTTCAGATATGTACGGCTTAATAGGCTTAATGGGAGGCAAAGAGGCCTTTTCCAAAAAGTTAGACAGATTCTTTTCGGAAGACAGCAATGTGGATGGACCACCTGATATAACGGGTCTTATAGGTCAGTACGCCCACGGGAACGAACCTTCACATCATGCTGCATACCTTTACGTTTATGCAAACGAACCGTGGAAAACCCAAAAGATGGTCAGATATATAATGGATAACCTCTACCAAACAGGACCTGAAGGATTGTGCGGTAACGATGACTGTGGTCAAATGTCTGCCTGGTATGTTTTTAGTGCGATGGGATTTTATCCAGTTTGCCCTGGAACACCGTATTACGTCATAGGTAGCCCCATTTTTAACAAAGTGGTGGTACACTTGAATAATAAAAGGGATTTCGAAATAGTTGCTAAAAACAACTCTAAAGATAACCTTTACATATCGCGGGCCATACTTAACGATAAAGAGATAAAGAGAGCCTGGATAAATCACGAGGAAATCATCAAAGGTACGAAACTCGTATTTGAAATGTCTGCAAAACCAGATTTTTCCTGGGGACTAGAAAATGTACCCATGGAATAATGGAGGGATACTTAAATTGACACCGAAAGCTCCTTATAAACTAATCATCGACTTTCTTAGAGAAGAACTGAAAACAAAATACTCTCCCGGTGACAAGATCCCATCTGAAAACGAGCTCGCCAAGATGTTCGGAGTGAGCAGGTTAACCGCAAGAAAAGCTGTTGAAAAGCTAACGGACGAGGGCCTTCTTGTCAGAATACCGGGTATCGGAACTTTTGTCTCTGAGATCTCCAAACTTGCGAAAAACAAAGTAACTTACGTCGGCGTCGCGATTGGAAATGTTGCTGATGTAAGAGGAGAAGCGATGGTATCAAAAATAGTCAAAACGTTGAGAGACTTCTCTGTCCATGCTATATTCGTAGACATTGGAAAAAGCTATTCCGAGGATTTTGAAAAAAAGCTTTCCCGTCTTCTGGACGAAAATGTCTCTGGACTTATAATATCACCTATAAAAAATCTTGAGGAAAGCCATACTTTCAAGAAGTTTATAGAAAAAAAACTACCCATAGTTTTCATAGACAGAACCATATCCGGTTTTGAAGAGATTCCTTTTGTAGAGTCAAACAACTACCACGGAGGCTATCTACTCGGAGAACACCTTAAAAATGTTCATGACTCAAAAAAAGCAATATTCGTTACCGAAGAAGGGATGGACATTTTCAGCGTTAAAGAAAGATACAACGGCTTCAAGAATGCTTTTGAAAAACATGTAGATGTTCTTTTTGTAGAGGATATAGAAGATATGCGGGACAAATTCATCAAAACAATAAAAGAAGGAAAATACGATTCCATATTCTTCTGTCACGATCTTTTAGCATTATCCGGAATAACCTCACTCATGATGAATGGAATAAGGATTCCGGAAGATATAAGAGTGGTCGGTTTTGACGATAGAATCATATCCAAATACACCTTTCCTCACATTACCACAGTAAGACAAAACTTCAGCGAAATGGGAAAAGTGGCAGCATTGTTCATGGTAAAGCTCCTAAAGGGAGAAAAGATTCCCAGAGCCGAACACATCCCGGTAAAATTAGTGATAAGAGAATCCTGCGGTTGCTCTACCAAATGAATCAGCATTGAGTTTTTTCCAAGGATTATAGTCAAAAATTCAAGTATCATAACATTATAAGAACTTCGTCGCTTTCAAAACCCAAAATCCTAAATTTTTGATCCACTTTTTTCTATGATCCAGTCTCCAACATCCATTCTCGCTTTTGATTTTTTAATTCCGGTTCTCGGGTCTCGGATCTCGGTTTCTCAATGTTTTTTTCGTACAACCTACAACGCACAACCCACAACGGTGTTTATCACTGCGCAGCAGTTCGGGTCAACTCCGAAGGAGTTCGTGACAATCCCGAAGGGATTCGTATCCGCCGTGAAGCGGCTTTCTCGGTCTCTCGGATTCTCTGATCTAGTGGTTTATCACACTCCCTTAAAAAGCTTTCTGATTACTTCCTTAACGGTCGTGATTTTGTTGATTTTATATCCCATAGCTCCGATAAAAGCAAACCCATCTTCAAGGTTCCCTTTTGAAGCATTCAAAAGGGCCTCGGCTATACAATATGGAGCATCTTTGACATTACA is a genomic window containing:
- a CDS encoding endo-1,3-alpha-glucanase family glycosylhydrolase yields the protein MRKYILILAFSIILPVFVLGIVTIEIRGYTTSDWTQIEMNSPVIDGEVIEYKGIGNCQIIPWGIAIHKPQFDESKASFHIKLTFEDFIIEPEVVIKKGDIGETYVEIYASLESETVKIATLKNSENIADDPTNRKEFKITLNKLGENTNNDKKTEYERKTPRLTLAFYYAWYGTPEGPMGNGRWLHWYGAGMYYQGTNHPEIGLYDSWDEEILRAHMSEAVESGIDGFVVSWWGPGSYETDTIKKMLNIAKELNKKGKRFYISLYYEGYERWATRQETVDELCFALEEFAKDEYFLKVNGKPVIFIYSRAINSLSKEDWEYVVSQVREKCGPALFIADTLGAKFAKLFGGLHTYNVCGTFRKLPQMKLGLRFMNFQARKNGIIHVMNIMPGYDDTHVRVPGFSVDRENGKLYEELWKLVLNLDPDMVIITSWNEWHEGSEIEPSLEYGRKYLEITKKWSELWKERDQTKINKEALTGFFKKQFVPEINLLRASMYVKPDNKRIYIASDNLLAAYALRLLNDPLADTIEKELEKYNNGYDEKHEIIIGVKIPAIFYRRYNEYITSEFTEKFGLIDILYEKPDKSVIINSWKNYADLVVYRALNFLLDGNVREAENLFKTLMKMCDGYGFKDKAFKSYYETYKTGLMVLLAKRLEKAGSKIADDYRYEIEKAKLILTKTQAPEGGFTVGYEAKSGEIIQADDTNTETTSIVTIALLE
- a CDS encoding GH92 family glycosyl hydrolase gives rise to the protein MKSFFVSLMLVFSIISPASVLDYVDPFIGTGGHGHTFPGATVPFGMVQLSPDTDIKGWDWCSGYHYSDSSIMGFSHTHLSGTGAADYGEIRIMPIVGNLKTLPGPKDDPDGGYRSRFRHETEIAKPGYYSVFLDDYGILAELTASTRVGVHRYTFPKTDEAYIILDLYHRIGDMAEKAWVKIVGNDEIEGYITGGHFCGARSPHTIYFVAKFSKPFEEFGTWKVFRIEPGNRKEKLRSRSDPFVGAYVRYSTEENEKIIIKVAVSYTGIEGARKNLSEVPDWDFDRVKKEAFAAWVKELNKIEVEGKIGDKIKFYTALYHSFIAPNIFSDIDGKYIGPDDKVHSADYPHYTVFSLWDTFRALHPLFVLLQPERNVDMIKSLLDIYDQSGWLPKWYKANRFTNCMIGTHADSVIADAYVKGLEGFDLQKAYKAMLKNATKTSRCFYEARGGLKYYIKKGYVPADRVGEATSRTLEFAYDDFCIAQFAKKLGKLKDYEKFMERSKNYKNVFDRETGFMRGRKYNGRWMDENNFDPAKVYKYFTEGNSWQWTFFVVSDMYGLIGLMGGKEAFSKKLDRFFSEDSNVDGPPDITGLIGQYAHGNEPSHHAAYLYVYANEPWKTQKMVRYIMDNLYQTGPEGLCGNDDCGQMSAWYVFSAMGFYPVCPGTPYYVIGSPIFNKVVVHLNNKRDFEIVAKNNSKDNLYISRAILNDKEIKRAWINHEEIIKGTKLVFEMSAKPDFSWGLENVPME
- a CDS encoding GntR family transcriptional regulator, coding for MTPKAPYKLIIDFLREELKTKYSPGDKIPSENELAKMFGVSRLTARKAVEKLTDEGLLVRIPGIGTFVSEISKLAKNKVTYVGVAIGNVADVRGEAMVSKIVKTLRDFSVHAIFVDIGKSYSEDFEKKLSRLLDENVSGLIISPIKNLEESHTFKKFIEKKLPIVFIDRTISGFEEIPFVESNNYHGGYLLGEHLKNVHDSKKAIFVTEEGMDIFSVKERYNGFKNAFEKHVDVLFVEDIEDMRDKFIKTIKEGKYDSIFFCHDLLALSGITSLMMNGIRIPEDIRVVGFDDRIISKYTFPHITTVRQNFSEMGKVAALFMVKLLKGEKIPRAEHIPVKLVIRESCGCSTK